CTCCGTAAAGATAGCCCAGAAATTTGTTCACATTTTTCAGCTGAAAAAATTTCTTACCGGTAGTGTCGGACAAAGTAATGCCGTATGTCGCCACCGCCTCGGAAATAAGAGGGTTTTTCAAAGCGACGGCAGTTAAAAGCGAAATGTCCCGGGCTGAAGAGTAGTGATTATCCGTGTCCAGTCCGCTGGGATTTTCAAAATGAGTATTATTCATGTGCAAATTCTGGGCCTTTTTATTCATTGAGTAAATAAAGTTCTCAAATCCTCCGGGATAATTATCAGCCAAAGTATACGCGGCATCATTGCCTGACGGCACCAGCAGACCGTAGATTAAATTTCTAACCGTCAGCTTATCTCCGATCTTCAAACCCATGTCTGACTCGCCATCCACCGGGGCTAAACGACGAACTGTCAGTACCCGATCAAGCGGATAGTATTCCAAAGCCACCAGGGCAGTCATCAGCTTGGTAATTGAGGCCGGGCGAAGTTTTTCGTTGGGATTAAGACTGAAAATAGTTACCCCTGATTGTAAGTCCACAACCACCGCTGATCTGGCCGAAATTTCCGGCGGCGCTTCCGTTCCGGTTTTCAGAGGATAACTGCTCGGGACAAAGCTGTCAAACTCTGTCGCCCGCACCAGCGGCGGCCTTGGAACCAGTTGTAAAGTTTCATAATAATTTTGTCCCGGCAGGAAAAACAGAAATAAAAGCAGAGCTGCCAGGGGCCACAGCCGAAGCGTTAGCGGCCTACTTACCAGTTTTTTTTTCATGAGCTTTTAACCGAAAGTCTACCCGCTCCATATCGCGGGGAAAAAGCGAAGCTTCCCGAATGTTTGGTAGATCCAGAATCTTCATTGTCGTTCGCTCCAAACCGTAGGAAAAGCCCCCATGCGGCGGCATTCCATATTTAAAAGCCTGAAGGTACATCTCAAAATTGGCCGGATTCATTCCCCGCTCCTTAATTATTTCCACTAATTGGTCATAGTCGTGAACCCGCTGGGCCCCACTGCTAATTTCCAGGCCTTTATAAAGCAAGTCATAGCTCAAACTGTATTCTGGATCTTTAGGATCCGGCAGAGAATAAAACGCCCGTTTCTTGGTTGGGAAATGAGTGATTATTACTATATCGCTATCATGTTTTTCCAGTGCCCAAGCGCCTATCTCTTTCTCATCCTCCGGCATTAAATCCTTTTCTTTTCGATGATCAACGCCGGTTCGCTCGAAGATAACTTGCTGAGCTTCCCGCAGGGTCAGGCGGGGAATCTTGCTATAAACTTTGCTGGGCGCCACACCAAGATATTTCAGTGACGGCGCCGCAGTTTCCTGAGCATAAGCCACCGTTCCGGCAAATGTCTTGCCCAGAAGATCAACAAGCTCATCGAACTCGGCAAAGGCGATTTCGCAATCCAGTTGAACTGATTCCACCAAGTGTCTGGTGGTGATTGATGGTTCAGCACGGTAGATGTGAGAAATCAAATATACCCGCTCGAAGACTCCGGCCATGATTTGCTTGTAAAGCTGGGGGCTCTGAACCATAAAAGCCTCGTGTCCAAAATAATCAAACCGAAAGACTTCTGAACCGCCTTCAGTTGATGAGGCAGAAACTGTCGGCACAAAAACTTCCGTACAACCAAATTCTTTAGCGGTTTTTCGAAAACCTTCGGCCACGGCTTCCTGAACCTTAAATATTGCCCTAATCCTTTCGTGGCGAAGAGTTAAGGCACGGTGATCAAGCAGCGTCGGCAGTTCCAGATCGAGTTCCGGCTTACCCATGTCAAAAGGATAAGTTTCTGATTTCGCCAGAACTTTGATTTCTTTGGCCTCCAGTTCCACCTTTCCGGTTTCCAGTTTCGTATTTACCAGTTTTTCCGGCCTGGCCTTGACCAGTCCAGTTATCTCCACCGCGTCGCCCACTCCGGCTTCGCAGGAAGTACAAACTACCTGAAGAGTAGCACTCCTGTCCCAGACATCAAGAAATATAATCTTTCCGTGATCGCGGCGCACGCTGACCCAACCGTCAATTAACACGGTCTTTCCAACCTGCCCGACAGTATCTTTTATAAGAGTCCGTTCCATACTGATAGTTTAGCTGGCCCGTTGGGTCTTGACAAGTAGTCATTAGTTTTTCTAAAATTCAGGGGTCATGCAAAAGAATTATCGCTTTACCTCTCTTATTATTGCCGTCCGGCTTTGGACGGAGAAATAAGGTGAGAGGCCGATAATTAAAAGCAAAAAAAATAAATTAAATAACGCAGCCTCTCACTAAAAAGAGAGGCATTTTTTATGCCGATGTTTAAAAAAATACCCGAAGTTGATAAGTTCGAAGTTAGTTTGAGATTTCAAGGAATTAGGGAATGCCAAGAAGAGCTTGAACGGCTTAAGGAGAAAACTGATGCGGCCTCTCTAGCGCGTTGCCGCAAAATAAGAGTTCGCCTGGCTGGACTTCACCAGGCAGTTAAGAACCTCTTAGGACAGAAGGGGGGTGAAAAAATGGAAATCCTGAAATTATCTAAAAACGATGCTACGAGATTAAGCGAAGCGACAGATACCGTCTTAAGAACGGCCGATGAAGATGATCCGAGATTTTTCCCTGAACCCTACATGGAACTACGCGAAATGGCTAAAATGGCAAACGCTTCTCCTAGGAAAAGGGTGACACCCGAAGATCTTTAACTTTGAGCTGAAGTTTATGATTGAAATTAAAAGTATCCAGGGAAATTGAGTAGGCGATCCGAATTGAATCGCCTACTTTTAGTTTGGGCAGCCAGCCTCCCATATTGAAAGCGATGGCATCAAGACCGCTGACAACCAATTTCAGGTGTTTCCCATCCTGACCAACCGTCCGGATATTTTCCACCGCCACTGTACTGGCAAAAACCGGTTCCGGATTGCCCAAGCCAAACGGCGCCATTTTAGTTATCTCCTGATAAAGTTCCATGGTTACTTGGTCCAGTGGCAATTCCATATCCACCCGCAGATTTCTTTCCAGCAGATCATCGGTTATTTGTTTTCTAGCGTATTCACTAATCGCAATCTTGAACTCCTCTATCCTTGCGGTTTCAATCGAGAATCCAGCCGCCATCGGATGACCACCGGCATTAATCAGAAGTTTATCGCAAGCTCTTATCGCTTCGATAATATTAAAGCCGGCAATAGATCTGGCCGAAGCCTTACTCACCCCATCAGCTTTGGCAATAACAATTGCCGGCAGATAGTATTCCTCTACCAGTTTGCCGGCAACCAGACCGATGACACCCTGGTGGTACGATTCATGATCGATTACCAATATCCTGTCCTCGTCCCGCTTAACACTTAATGCCTTCAGTTTGGCATGGTCGCTCATATCCGCCGTCATTGTTTGCCGATCTTTATTGGTATCATTTAAAATTTTTGCTAACTCCCGGGCTTTACTCGAATCGTTGGTACAAAGCAGTCGCAAGGCGGTTAAGGCGCTTTCAATCCTTCCGGAGGCATTTAGCCTCGGACCGACGATATAACCGATTTCATAGGTTCCGATGCTGTTTATCCCCGCCACATCAAACAACGCCCGTAGTCCGACTCGCGGTGTTCTCTGCAGGGCCTCCAGACCAAATTTGACGATCGACCGATTGATTCCAACCAGAGGCAATAGATCAGTGATCGTGGCAATCGCCGCCAGTTCCAGAAGATTATCTTCAAGTCCCATTGCCCGGGCCATAAAATAGGCAACGCCCGCCGCGCAAAGTTTTGGCGTGTGAATAATGGCGTAAGCTTTTGGCAGCTTTTTGGGTTTTTCGTGATGATCAAGAATAATGACATCAATTTTTTTCTTTGCGGCGTAGTCCACGGCCTTATGGGCCACAATACCGCTGTCGACAGCGATAATTAATTTTGTTCCAGCATGTTTTTTATCGGCCAGAATGGTATCGATACCGTCAACTGACAAACCATAACCTTCTTTTTCCCGCGACGGGATAAAAGGCAAAACTTTTGCCCCTAATTTGTTCAGGGCTTCCCACATAATCGCCGTGGCGCAAATACCGTCAGCGTCATAATCACCGTAGACCACAATCGGCTCCTTTTTCTTTACTGCCCGGCGAATTCTTGTGACCGCTTTCCTCGAATCTAATTTAAAGTCCGGAAATGGCGGGTTTAAAAATTCTTCCCGATCTTTTTTGGAAGAAATTCCTCTGTTTTCCAAAAGACTGTCAACAATTTTTAACTTTTTACTTTGAACATTTGACTTGGCTAAAATGTTCCACTTCATGCTAGAATCATATCATATGATCGAGCTTCCGGATCAAGTTCAGGAATTCATTAACACCGTCGAAAAAGCCGGTTTTGAGGCTTATGCTGTCGGCGGTTCCGTCCGGGATACTCTCTTAGGTAGACCGACAAAACAGTGGGACTTTACGACAAACGCCATGCCGGGTGAAATCCAAAAGATTTTCCCGGATAGCTTTTATAACAACAAATACGGCACTGTCGGAGTAAAAGTTGACGGAGATATTTATGAAATCACGACTTTTCGCAAAGAAGGAAAATATTCCGATATCCGCCACCCTGACGAAATTTCCTGGGCCAAAACTCTTGAGGAAGATTTAGCCAGAAGAGAGTTAACCATCTCGGCCATAGCCACCGACGGCAAGAAAATAATTGACCCTTATCGCGGCCGGGAAGATTTGCAAAAGAAAGTTGTCAAATCCGTCGGCAACCCGAACGATCGCTTTAAAGAGGACGCTTTGCGCATGATCCGGGCAATTCGTATTGCCACCCAATTGGGTTTTAACATTGAGGAAAAAACCTTTGCCGCTATCAAGGAAAACGCCGGGCTCATTACTACTGTCAGCGGCGAAAGGATTCGCGAAGAACTGATAAAAATTTTATCATCCGACTACCCGGCCGACGGTGTCCAACTTTTATATAACGCCGGGTTACTGGACTATATTTTGCCGGAACTAACCAAGGGTGTGGGCATGAGACAACCCGGTCACCACATCAGTGATGTCTTTACTCATAGTCTTGACGCTCTGCGGTTTACTAAGAATCCCGACTGGCTGGTGCGGTTTGCGACTCTAATTCATGACATCGGCAAACCGGCTACCTATAAAGAATTAAACGAAAAGCCGACTTTCTATAACCATGAAGTCGTGGGCGCCCACATTGCCAGAGATATTGCCAACCGGTTGCACTTTAGCAAAGAAGACAGAGAAAAACTGTATCTGCTGGTCCGGTGGCACATGTTCACTGTCAGTGAACTGCTCACTGACGCTGCTATCCGCCGGTTTATCAAAAGAGTTGGCCCGGAAAACACCAGCGATATGCTGGATTTACGTATTGGTGACAGATTAGGTTCCGGTTCCCGGGAAACTTCCTGGAGATTAGAGAAATTTAAAGAAAGAATTATTGAGGTTCAAAAACACACGCCATCGGTTAAAGATCTTAAGGTAAACGGCAAAGATGTTATGGAAGTCTTGCATATTAAACCCGGCCCTAAAGTCGGCCAGGTCTTAAACAAATTATTCGATGAAATTACTGAAGACCCGTCAAAAAATAACCGGGAATATTTACT
The Patescibacteria group bacterium genome window above contains:
- a CDS encoding CCA tRNA nucleotidyltransferase — translated: MLESYHMIELPDQVQEFINTVEKAGFEAYAVGGSVRDTLLGRPTKQWDFTTNAMPGEIQKIFPDSFYNNKYGTVGVKVDGDIYEITTFRKEGKYSDIRHPDEISWAKTLEEDLARRELTISAIATDGKKIIDPYRGREDLQKKVVKSVGNPNDRFKEDALRMIRAIRIATQLGFNIEEKTFAAIKENAGLITTVSGERIREELIKILSSDYPADGVQLLYNAGLLDYILPELTKGVGMRQPGHHISDVFTHSLDALRFTKNPDWLVRFATLIHDIGKPATYKELNEKPTFYNHEVVGAHIARDIANRLHFSKEDREKLYLLVRWHMFTVSELLTDAAIRRFIKRVGPENTSDMLDLRIGDRLGSGSRETSWRLEKFKERIIEVQKHTPSVKDLKVNGKDVMEVLHIKPGPKVGQVLNKLFDEITEDPSKNNREYLLSRIPSLLPKDK
- a CDS encoding D-alanyl-D-alanine carboxypeptidase, with amino-acid sequence MKKKLVSRPLTLRLWPLAALLLFLFFLPGQNYYETLQLVPRPPLVRATEFDSFVPSSYPLKTGTEAPPEISARSAVVVDLQSGVTIFSLNPNEKLRPASITKLMTALVALEYYPLDRVLTVRRLAPVDGESDMGLKIGDKLTVRNLIYGLLVPSGNDAAYTLADNYPGGFENFIYSMNKKAQNLHMNNTHFENPSGLDTDNHYSSARDISLLTAVALKNPLISEAVATYGITLSDTTGKKFFQLKNVNKFLGYLYGADGVKTGFTDLAGECLVASVSRDGHRIISVVLKSDDRFGDSARLQEWAYRNFTWINPYEISN
- the recJ gene encoding single-stranded-DNA-specific exonuclease RecJ, whose product is MKWNILAKSNVQSKKLKIVDSLLENRGISSKKDREEFLNPPFPDFKLDSRKAVTRIRRAVKKKEPIVVYGDYDADGICATAIMWEALNKLGAKVLPFIPSREKEGYGLSVDGIDTILADKKHAGTKLIIAVDSGIVAHKAVDYAAKKKIDVIILDHHEKPKKLPKAYAIIHTPKLCAAGVAYFMARAMGLEDNLLELAAIATITDLLPLVGINRSIVKFGLEALQRTPRVGLRALFDVAGINSIGTYEIGYIVGPRLNASGRIESALTALRLLCTNDSSKARELAKILNDTNKDRQTMTADMSDHAKLKALSVKRDEDRILVIDHESYHQGVIGLVAGKLVEEYYLPAIVIAKADGVSKASARSIAGFNIIEAIRACDKLLINAGGHPMAAGFSIETARIEEFKIAISEYARKQITDDLLERNLRVDMELPLDQVTMELYQEITKMAPFGLGNPEPVFASTVAVENIRTVGQDGKHLKLVVSGLDAIAFNMGGWLPKLKVGDSIRIAYSISLDTFNFNHKLQLKVKDLRVSPFS
- the aspS gene encoding aspartate--tRNA(Asn) ligase, with translation MERTLIKDTVGQVGKTVLIDGWVSVRRDHGKIIFLDVWDRSATLQVVCTSCEAGVGDAVEITGLVKARPEKLVNTKLETGKVELEAKEIKVLAKSETYPFDMGKPELDLELPTLLDHRALTLRHERIRAIFKVQEAVAEGFRKTAKEFGCTEVFVPTVSASSTEGGSEVFRFDYFGHEAFMVQSPQLYKQIMAGVFERVYLISHIYRAEPSITTRHLVESVQLDCEIAFAEFDELVDLLGKTFAGTVAYAQETAAPSLKYLGVAPSKVYSKIPRLTLREAQQVIFERTGVDHRKEKDLMPEDEKEIGAWALEKHDSDIVIITHFPTKKRAFYSLPDPKDPEYSLSYDLLYKGLEISSGAQRVHDYDQLVEIIKERGMNPANFEMYLQAFKYGMPPHGGFSYGLERTTMKILDLPNIREASLFPRDMERVDFRLKAHEKKTGK